From Mucilaginibacter rubeus, a single genomic window includes:
- a CDS encoding electron transfer flavoprotein subunit beta/FixA family protein: MKILVCVSNVPDTTTKITFTDNNTQFNTNGVQFILNPYDEIALARAIELTDGGKGTVTVINVGDASTEATIRKALAIGATDAVRVNAKPHDAWYVAHQIAQYVKANPFDLILTGRESIDYNGSKVAGMLGELLDIPSVSIIKKLDAGDSEATVEREIEGGKEVLTIPYPFVAGAAEGVAEPKIPNMRGIMSARTKPLAVIEPTEVKTFSEIVSYETPAPRGQVKLVAADDTAKLVELLHAEARVI; encoded by the coding sequence ATGAAGATTCTGGTATGTGTAAGTAATGTTCCTGATACCACCACAAAAATAACTTTTACTGATAACAACACGCAATTTAATACAAACGGGGTTCAGTTCATACTCAACCCTTATGATGAAATAGCTCTTGCACGCGCCATTGAATTAACCGATGGCGGTAAAGGTACGGTGACAGTGATTAACGTTGGTGACGCGAGTACAGAGGCCACTATTCGTAAAGCTTTGGCAATTGGCGCTACTGATGCGGTACGTGTAAACGCTAAGCCTCACGATGCCTGGTATGTAGCGCATCAGATTGCTCAATATGTAAAAGCAAATCCATTTGATCTGATCCTGACTGGCCGTGAATCTATCGATTATAACGGATCGAAAGTTGCCGGGATGCTTGGCGAATTGCTTGATATTCCATCTGTGTCTATCATCAAAAAATTAGATGCCGGTGACAGTGAAGCTACAGTTGAACGCGAGATTGAAGGCGGTAAAGAAGTGTTGACTATCCCTTATCCTTTTGTAGCTGGTGCTGCCGAGGGTGTAGCTGAACCCAAAATACCTAATATGCGCGGCATCATGTCGGCGCGTACCAAGCCGCTTGCTGTTATTGAGCCGACCGAAGTTAAAACCTTTTCGGAAATTGTTAGTTATGAAACACCAGCCCCTCGCGGCCAGGTTAAACTTGTAGCTGCCGATGACACCGCCAAACTGGTTGAACTGCTGCATGCCGAAGCACGTGTAATATAA